The proteins below are encoded in one region of Oryzias melastigma strain HK-1 linkage group LG9, ASM292280v2, whole genome shotgun sequence:
- the fam222a gene encoding protein FAM222A has translation MLACLQRRQNPPPQHPVCASKTLEAPQALGRKCDLSVPTHSPRYPTAAELDAYAQKTANNPLSIKIFPTNIRVPQHKHLNRTVNGYDTTGQRYSPYPHLHTGGFQGLLAIAKASSSSSSSSGSTYVSSKGVLKNSEGRRTKLSPAHIAVAPYPPPSSSTLAGGHSQMVYHNGSSKPPEGPGLSIPPNVTVAGSVIPVTGGRGLALPAQSNLPSIQSIIYQINQHCQAQALQQVCQGAATATTNASPSKQGATIMGVSSSSSSGGYVVGMAPQANMVYPGPGMPAQTAEAMKTNVYTDGMDYILWQKQQQQQQQQQQAVLRMYSGGSGGGGAISKSPETCVAGGGIMAAQVSSSSSRPYHLTASASGGGGLEKVSSSPLNCVGMHGNFSVGQYFAPPWNSVLVTPDSDCYNPQELLGTSTGGPSTGHREMGYPLHHHHYHHHHHPAIDSGGGLCCSLPSKSLCNTSVLSSSLQSLEYLINDIHPPCIKEQMLGKGYETVSVPRLLDHQHAHIRLPVYR, from the coding sequence GTGACCTATCAGTGCCCACACATTCCCCGCGATACCCAACTGCAGCAGAACTTGATGCTTATGCTCAGAAGACAGCCAACAACCCCCTTTCTATCAAGATCTTCCCCACCAACATCAGGGTTCCCCAGCACAAGCACCTTAACCGGACTGTGAATGGATATGACACCACAGGCCAGCGCTACAGCCCCTACCCACATCTCCACACGGGGGGCTTCCAGGGTCTCCTTGCAATTGCCAAGGcctcttcttcatcatcttcgTCATCTGGATCCACGTATGTCTCTTCAAAAGGTGTTCTCAAGAACTCAGAGGGCCGACGGACTAAGCTTTCTCCAGCCCACATAGCTGTTGCTCCTTATCCACCCCCTAGCAGTAGCACTTTAGCTGGTGGTCACAGCCAAATGGTGTACCACAACGGGTCCTCAAAGCCTCCAGAAGGCCCTGGACTGTCGATTCCCCCCAACGTCACTGTAGCTGGCTCAGTGATTCCAGTAACGGGGGGGCGGGGCCTGGCCCTGCCCGCACAGTCGAACCTCCCCTCCATCCAGAGCATCATCTATCAGATTAACCAGCATTGCCAGGCCCAGGCTCTGCAGCAGGTGTGTCAGGGGGCTGCCACTGCAACCACAAACGCCAGCCCGTCAAAGCAGGGCGCGACTATCATGGGTGTCTCTTCTAGCTCCTCGAGTGGAGGCTATGTGGTTGGCATGGCCCCCCAGGCTAACATGGTGTACCCGGGGCCAGGGATGCCGGCCCAAACGGCAGAAGCAATGAAGACCAATGTGTACACAGATGGTATGGACTACATCTTATGGCAgaagcaacagcagcagcagcagcaacaacaacaggCTGTGCTCCGCATGTACAGTGGAGGGAGTGGAGGAGGGGGTGCCATCAGCAAGTCCCCAGAAACCTGTGTGGCAGGTGGAGGGATTATGGCAGCCCAGGTGTCCTCATCCTCATCCAGACCTTACCATCTAACAGCCAGCGCcagtgggggaggggggctGGAAAAAGTCAGCTCCTCCCCTTTGAACTGCGTGGGCATGCATGGGAATTTTTCCGTGGGTCAGTACTTTGCGCCCCCTTGGAACAGTGTGCTGGTGACGCCCGACAGTGACTGCTACAACCCGCAGGAGCTTTTGGGCACTTCCACAGGAGGGCCCTCCACGGGCCACAGAGAAATGGGCTACCCTCTCCACCATCAccactaccaccaccaccaccaccctgcCATAGACAGCGGGGGAGGCCTGTGCTGCAGCCTGCCCAGCAAGAGCTTGTGCAACACATCAGTGCTGAGCAGCAGCTTGCAGTCTCTGGAGTACCTGATCAACGACATCCACCCACCCTGCATCAAGGAGCAAATGCTTGGCAAAGGCTACGAGACTGTGTCAGTGCCTCGTCTGTTAGACCACCAGCATGCACACATTCGCCTCCCTGTTTACAGATAG